Sequence from the Ancalomicrobiaceae bacterium S20 genome:
GGCGGCGTTCGTGTAGGCGAAGTTGGCGCTGTCATAGGGCGGCGCCCGGAACCCGTGCGAATATTGCGCGACCGCCCGGAACGTCTCGTTGAGGTCGTAGGTCGCGCCGAACTTCGGGGACAGCGCCACCTTGGTCTGCTCATAGACCGTGGCGCTCGAACTGGCGCGCAGGGCGGTGTCCGCCTTCGGGCTCAGGTTCCAGTAGTCGAGCCTGAGCGCCGGGATCAGGCGCAGCGCGCCGAAGCCGATCGTGTCCTGGGCGAAGACGGCCGCCTGGGTCGTATCGGTGTCCGGGAACAGCTTGTTCGGATAGGTGTCGCCGCTGAAGGTGCGCGTGATCGCGCGGGTCGCCGCGTTGATTTCCCAGCGGTCGCGCAGACGGCTCGTCTCGGTGAGGCTCGCCGAGACGCCGTAGACGATCGCGTGCGAGGCGCCCAAGAAGTCGCGATTGAGCGAGAACTGCACATCGCCGCCGAACAGGTCCTGCTTGTAGTCGGCGGTGGTGGTCCGGTAGCGGATTACGCCGGTCTGCAGCCGGGTCTGCGGATTCGTCTCCGCGCGATCGAGACCGGACCAGTAGACCTTGGCCTCGACCAGATCGGCGAAGCTCGTGTCGAGCGGCCGCGTCCAGTCGAGGCTGACACGTGACCGGCGGGTGGTGTCGTCGGCGGTCGAGGCGAGCACGCTCGGGCCGAGATCGGTCTTGAGGTTGGTCCAGTCGCGGCGGTCGAAGCGTTCGAAGGTGAGCCGGAACCGGCCGGCTTCCGGCGCGTCCCAGACGATCTTGCCGAAGATATCGTTGCGCTGGTGAATCTGGTCGTTGTAGACGGCCGAGGTGTTCGGGCGCAGTTCCTCGCCGTCGCGGCGGCCGTAGGTGACGAAGGCCGACCAGGCCCCGGAGCGCCCGGCGACGGTCGCCGTCTCCGACAGCGTGCGGTCGGAACTGTCGTATGCCGCTTTCAGGCCGAGATACCAGTCCTTGCCCATCAGCTTGAGGAAGTCTTCCGGGTCCTTCGTCACGAAGGACACGACGCCGCCGATCGCTTCCGAGCCGCGCAGCGCCGAGGCCGGGCCGCGCACGATCTCGACCTGCTTCAGATTGTCGAAGTCGACGAAATCGCGGGTGTAGAGGCCGGGCCCCTTCTGGCTCTCCGGATAGTCCTGCACGCGGATGCCGTCTTCCTCGACCAGCACGCGATTGTCGCCGATGCCGCGGATCGTGTAGCTGCCGGCGCCGGCGCGGGTCGGCGCGTTGCCGACCGAGACGCCCGGCTCGTCGGCGACCAGATCGGCCGGCCGCGTCACCAGCTTGCGCTGCAACTCGTCCGCCGTCTTCACCGAGACCGTCGCCGACACGTCCTTGACCGTGGTCGGCCGGCGCTCCGCCGTCACGGTGATCTCGTCGAGATCGGTCACGGCGCCGGCCGCCGCCTCCCGTCCCGCCCCGGCACTCTGGGCCCGGGCCTCACCGGCAGCGAGCACCAGCGCCAGAAGCGACGCTCCCGTCAGCAACGACCTCGTCAGCCACGGCCTCATCAGCAAGGGCCTCGTCAGCAACGACTCGATCGACGCGCGACCACGCAATTCCCGCCCCATTTCCAGCAACCCCATCGAAGGCATCGGTATTGGCTGGCTGGGACGCGAATGTTCCTGGCTGGCTCCGTCGCGATCGTTCGCGAACTTGACGGACCCTATGAGCGAGACTAATGCATGTCAACAGAATAGATCAGTATTTATGTCGATTAGAATTTCTAAAATCCAATACATCACTCCAATTTCTCCGACGTTTTCTTGTTTTTAAGTTTTATAATTTGATGAATTCAACATCTCGACTAAAGGTGAAAACGGAAGCCCGGATGGATATGGACGCTCGCACTTCGACTTCGGCCCCCGCCGGCAGCCTCGCGCAGCGGCTGTCCACCTCCGGCGACCAGGCGACCCGGGTCGCCAGCGGCATCGCGACGCTCGGGCGGCTCGAGGCCGAGCGTCGTCGGCGGCTGCGCCTGGTGTTCGCCACGCTCGGCGCGCTCGTCCTCGCCGCCGGCGTGCTGTCGATCGCGGTCGGCGCGCACACGATCCCGGTCGGGCGCGTCGTCGAGATCCTGCTCTCACCGGGCGCCGCGCCGCTCGAGCGCGATGCGGCGATCGTCCAGGCGATCCGGCTGCCGCGCACGGTCGCGACGCTCCTGGTCGGGGCGACGCTGGCGGTCGCGGGCGTGCTGATGCAGGGGCTGTTTCGCAATCCGCTCGCCGATCCGGGCCTGCTCGGCGTCTCCTCGGGCGCGGCGCTCGCCGCGGCGGTCGTCATCGTCCTCGGCGACCGGCTGTTCGCGACCGCGCTGCCGGCGGAAGTGCTGCCGCTCGCCGCCTTCGCCGGCGCGGGGGCGGCGACGCTGCTGCTCGCCGGCGCCGGACGGCGCGGCGGACGCACCGACATCGCGGTCATCCTGCTCGCCGGCCTCGCCTTCGCCGCGCTCGCCAATGCCGCGCTCGGACTGCTGATCTTCGTCGCCGATGATGGGCAGCTCCGCGACATCACGTTCTGGACGCTGGGCTCGTTCGGCGGCATCGGCTGGCGCCGCATCCTCGCCGCCGCGCCGTTTCTGGTCGCGCCGATCCTGCTTGCGCCCTGGTTCGCGCGCGGCTTCGATGCGCTGGCCTTCGGCGAGGCCGAGGCCCGGCACATGGGCGTGCCCGTCGAACGGCTGAAGCGCGGCGCGATCGCCGCCATCGCGGTCGGCGTCGGCGCGGCGGTCGCGCTCTGCGGCGTCGTCGGCTTCGTCGGCGTCGTGGTCCCGCACGCGATGCGGCTCGTGATCGGGCCGTCGCATCGGGCGCTGCTCATCGCCTCCGCGCTCGCCGGCGCGGGGCTCACCACCGCCGCGGATCTCGCCGCCCGTACGCTCGTCGCGCCGGCCGAACTGCCGATCGGCATCCTGACCGCCATCGTCGGGGCGCCGGTGTTCCTCCATCTCGTCCTGCGCCGCCGCAGCGGCACCGGAGCCTGAACCATGACTGAAACCCCTGTCCTGGCGCTCGAACATGTGCATCACGAGGTCGCGGGGCGCACCATCGTCGCGGATCTCTCGCTCACAGTCCGGTCCGGCGAATGCGTCGCCGTCACCGGGCCGAACGGCGCGGGCAAGACGAGCCTCCTCAGGATCGCGGCCGGCGAGGTGCATCCGAGCCGCGGCCGCGTGCTCTGGAACGGCACCGAGGCCTGGCGGCTGCCGGACTGGCGGCTCGCAGCCATGCGTGCGGTCATGAGCCAGTCGACCGCCATCGGCTTCTCGTTTCCCGTCGCGGATGTGGTCGGCCTCGGCTTCGACGGCGTCGGGCGGCGTGCTTCCCCGGACCTGCGCCGGCGGGCGATCGCGCGGGCGCTCGAGGCCGCAGACGTGTTCCATCTCGCCGCGCGCGACGTCTCGACCCTGTCGGGCGGCGAGCGCCAGCGCGTGCTGTTCGCCAAGGCGCTGGCGCAGCTCGAGGCCGGCAGCGCCGAGGAGCAACGCCGCGCGCTGCTGCTCGACGAGCCGATCGCGAGCCTCGACCTGTCGCATCAGATCACCTTGATGCAGGCGGTGCGGCGCGTCGCCGACGACGGCGTCGCGGTCGTCGCCGTGCTGCACGACCTCAATCTCGCCGCGGCCTTCGCCGACCGGATCGTCGTCGTCCACGACGGCCGCATCGCCGCCGACGGGCCGCCCGAGGCGACCGTGACCGAGGCGATGCTCGCTCGCGTGTTCGGCATCGTGCGCCGGACCGCGACGGTCGGCGCACGCGCCGTGCCGGTGGTCGCGCCGCAGTTCTGGGAAGTGCCGGCGCTTCGATCTTGAACCCGACCCGTCCTCCTAACCCAAAGTCATCTCCCCCACCCGGACCTCGCAGAGGCGGCCGGCTGCCCCTCCCCGAAAGGCCCCCCCATGAGCCCCATCCTCCAGCGCGCCCGCGCGCTTCTCGTCGCGCTCGCTCTCGTCCCTCCAATCGATGCCATCGCCGCCGAGGCGCCCGGTGCAAAGCCCGCCGAAGCCGGGCGGATCGTGGCGGCCGGCGCGGCCGCGACCGAGATCCTGTGGGATCTCGGCATGGCCGATGCGATCGTCGGCGTCGATACGACCAGCAGCTTTCCGCCCGAAGCGCTGAAGACCAAGCCGAACGTCGGCTATTTCCGAAAGCTGTCGGCCGAGGGACTGCTGTCGCTCAAGCCCACCATGATCGTCGCTGTCGCCGGCGCCGGTCCGCGCGAGGTGCTGGATCTGGTCGGGCAGACCGGCGTCCGCATCGTGGCGGTCGAGGAATCGTACACGCCCGAGGGCGTCGCCACGCGCATCGAGGCGATCGGGGCGGCCGTCGGTCGGAAAGATCAGGCAGCGGCGCTGGCCGCGCGCACGCGCCAGGGCTTCGACGCGCTCGCGACCACGCGCGCCGCGCTGCCGCGCCATCCGCGCGTGTTGTTCCTGATCGGGCTCGTCAACGGCCGGCCGATGGCGGCCGGGCGCGGCACGGCCGCCGACGCGATGATCGGGCTCGCCGGCGGCGTCAACGCAACCACCTCGTTCGACGGCTACAAGCCACTCACCGACGAGGCCGTCATCGAAGCGGCGCCGGATGTGGTGGTCACCATGGCGAACGGGGCCGAGCCGCTCGATGCCGATCGCGTGTTCGGCCTCGCCGCCTTCGCCGCGACGCCGGCCGCGCGCGACAAGCGGCTCGTCAGCATGGACGGCGGCGACCTGCTCGCCTTCGGCCCGCGCACGCCGGAGATCGCCACCCGGCTGATGCAGCGGCTCGCGCCGCGCTGAGGCGCTCTGCGCCGGAATTTGGTGCCGCCTTGCGCAGTCGGCCCGAATTCCGGCGCACTTGTCGGTCCTTTTACCGAGATCCAGGCATCATCGTCGGCCAGCGCACCGCGTGCAGCGGTGCAACGCGATTGATGCCGCTGCCCGCGCTGGACGCGCCGGCCCGATCTCAGTAGAAAGACCTATGCAACAAGCAAAGCCGCTCTTCTCGTATCGCAAGCACTGGGCCCATCGGTTCGGCACCGCGCCGTTCCTGCCGATGTCGCGCGCCGAGATGGATCTGCTCGGCTGGGACTCGTGCGACGTCATCCTGGTGACCGGCGACGCCTATGTCGACCATCCGAGCTTCGGCATGGCGATCATCGGCCGCCTGCTCGAGGCGCAGGGCTTTCGCGTCGGCATCATCGCGCAGCCGGACTGGCAGAGCGCCGATCCGTTCAAGGCGCTCGGCAAGCCGAACCTCTATTTCGGCGTGACCGCCGGCAACATGGATTCGATGGTCAACCGCTACACGTCGGACCGTCGCATTCGCCACAACGACAGCTACACGCCCGGCGGCGAGGGCGGCAAGCGGCCGGACCGCGCCGTCATCGTCTATTCGCAGCGCTGCCGCGAGGCCTATCGCGACGTGCCGATCGTGATCGGCGGCATCGAGGCCTCGCTCCGGCGCATCGCGCATTACGACTACTGGTCGGACAAGGTGCGCCGCTCGATCCTGATCGACGCCAAGGCCGACATCCTGCTCTACGGCAACGCCGAGCGCGCGCTCGTCGAGGTCACGCATCGCATCGCCAAGGGCACCGCGGCGGCCGATTGCGACGACGTGCGCGGCGTCGCGCTGCTGAAGCCCGCCGTGCCGGAGGGCTGGACCGAGGCGCCGGCCGACGATCTCGACGACGCCAACGAGGGTCTGCGCGTCAAGGGCGAGAAGGTG
This genomic interval carries:
- a CDS encoding TonB-dependent hemoglobin/transferrin/lactoferrin family receptor codes for the protein MTDLDEITVTAERRPTTVKDVSATVSVKTADELQRKLVTRPADLVADEPGVSVGNAPTRAGAGSYTIRGIGDNRVLVEEDGIRVQDYPESQKGPGLYTRDFVDFDNLKQVEIVRGPASALRGSEAIGGVVSFVTKDPEDFLKLMGKDWYLGLKAAYDSSDRTLSETATVAGRSGAWSAFVTYGRRDGEELRPNTSAVYNDQIHQRNDIFGKIVWDAPEAGRFRLTFERFDRRDWTNLKTDLGPSVLASTADDTTRRSRVSLDWTRPLDTSFADLVEAKVYWSGLDRAETNPQTRLQTGVIRYRTTTADYKQDLFGGDVQFSLNRDFLGASHAIVYGVSASLTETSRLRDRWEINAATRAITRTFSGDTYPNKLFPDTDTTQAAVFAQDTIGFGALRLIPALRLDYWNLSPKADTALRASSSATVYEQTKVALSPKFGATYDLNETFRAVAQYSHGFRAPPYDSANFAYTNAAFGYQILPNGNLKPETSDGFEAGLRAGFADGSSARLTGFYNRYRDFIDTAIVGRSSSGLIQYQYVNVANAAIWGAEARGEWKINPAWSVNGSIAYAIGENLDTKKALDSVDPVTGVLGVAWRPDEAWTLEGRMRAAGGKTRVSDPTIYQPAGWTTFDAFATYEMKPQFTLSTGVFNILDKKYFSAQDVSGQLASNTLLETYRAPGRSFAVSATLRF
- a CDS encoding iron ABC transporter permease yields the protein MDMDARTSTSAPAGSLAQRLSTSGDQATRVASGIATLGRLEAERRRRLRLVFATLGALVLAAGVLSIAVGAHTIPVGRVVEILLSPGAAPLERDAAIVQAIRLPRTVATLLVGATLAVAGVLMQGLFRNPLADPGLLGVSSGAALAAAVVIVLGDRLFATALPAEVLPLAAFAGAGAATLLLAGAGRRGGRTDIAVILLAGLAFAALANAALGLLIFVADDGQLRDITFWTLGSFGGIGWRRILAAAPFLVAPILLAPWFARGFDALAFGEAEARHMGVPVERLKRGAIAAIAVGVGAAVALCGVVGFVGVVVPHAMRLVIGPSHRALLIASALAGAGLTTAADLAARTLVAPAELPIGILTAIVGAPVFLHLVLRRRSGTGA
- a CDS encoding heme ABC transporter ATP-binding protein — translated: MTETPVLALEHVHHEVAGRTIVADLSLTVRSGECVAVTGPNGAGKTSLLRIAAGEVHPSRGRVLWNGTEAWRLPDWRLAAMRAVMSQSTAIGFSFPVADVVGLGFDGVGRRASPDLRRRAIARALEAADVFHLAARDVSTLSGGERQRVLFAKALAQLEAGSAEEQRRALLLDEPIASLDLSHQITLMQAVRRVADDGVAVVAVLHDLNLAAAFADRIVVVHDGRIAADGPPEATVTEAMLARVFGIVRRTATVGARAVPVVAPQFWEVPALRS
- a CDS encoding ABC transporter substrate-binding protein → MSPILQRARALLVALALVPPIDAIAAEAPGAKPAEAGRIVAAGAAATEILWDLGMADAIVGVDTTSSFPPEALKTKPNVGYFRKLSAEGLLSLKPTMIVAVAGAGPREVLDLVGQTGVRIVAVEESYTPEGVATRIEAIGAAVGRKDQAAALAARTRQGFDALATTRAALPRHPRVLFLIGLVNGRPMAAGRGTAADAMIGLAGGVNATTSFDGYKPLTDEAVIEAAPDVVVTMANGAEPLDADRVFGLAAFAATPAARDKRLVSMDGGDLLAFGPRTPEIATRLMQRLAPR